One stretch of Variovorax sp. 54 DNA includes these proteins:
- a CDS encoding DUF4123 domain-containing protein, giving the protein MEIPAYEREAFEDEISQTIAQDIGTFARLSRQSGQRCYALVNAGQCGVVDENRQEDGWVARLVARYQLDATPLFLHTPEAAAAGVGPWLVELPSMPEATDASPWLHDLARGAGAVHALSLVASPLRPVTLAAHLRSWLDAVILPDPALEDDEAVGAVLRWFDPRIGFDMVIRWPDDVRQGFLSAFTWTGWDAEFHPHGLRCSKPYTPQSAARTAPMRLDKDLLLAMAPLNRADALLAHVHERFGSQAFQPIAPALQRWVALDQLQAVQQLGLSDFEDWITLLQQSLSLHPELSRLPGLAESLVDARGAGRTLAHVFEAQPAEWWQQQQNAAPRMWAQKASRFLAPLQARRGTPDAAHAFSTLFSVALPAA; this is encoded by the coding sequence ATGGAAATTCCAGCGTACGAACGCGAGGCGTTCGAGGACGAGATTTCGCAGACCATCGCGCAGGACATTGGCACTTTCGCCCGCCTCTCGCGCCAGAGCGGTCAACGTTGCTACGCACTGGTGAATGCCGGCCAATGTGGGGTGGTCGATGAGAACAGGCAGGAAGACGGATGGGTGGCGCGTCTGGTGGCGCGATACCAACTCGATGCGACACCTTTGTTCCTTCACACGCCGGAAGCCGCTGCGGCCGGCGTCGGACCTTGGCTGGTCGAACTGCCATCCATGCCCGAAGCCACGGATGCATCGCCATGGCTGCACGACCTCGCGCGCGGAGCAGGTGCCGTGCATGCCCTCAGTCTCGTGGCTTCGCCATTGCGGCCGGTCACGCTGGCCGCGCATCTTCGCAGCTGGCTCGACGCCGTGATCCTCCCGGACCCTGCACTCGAGGACGACGAGGCCGTCGGTGCCGTGCTCCGCTGGTTCGATCCGCGCATTGGTTTCGACATGGTGATTCGCTGGCCCGATGACGTTCGGCAAGGCTTCTTGAGCGCTTTCACCTGGACAGGATGGGACGCTGAATTCCATCCGCATGGTCTTCGATGCAGCAAGCCATACACGCCCCAAAGCGCCGCACGCACCGCGCCCATGCGACTGGACAAGGACCTGCTGCTCGCCATGGCTCCGCTCAACCGGGCCGACGCGCTCCTGGCCCATGTGCACGAGCGTTTCGGATCACAAGCGTTCCAGCCCATCGCCCCTGCCTTGCAGCGGTGGGTCGCCCTCGATCAGCTGCAAGCCGTGCAGCAACTTGGCCTGAGCGATTTCGAGGACTGGATCACTTTGCTGCAGCAGTCGCTGAGCCTGCATCCCGAACTGTCGCGCCTGCCGGGCCTTGCAGAAAGCCTTGTCGACGCGCGAGGCGCAGGGCGCACGCTCGCCCACGTCTTCGAAGCGCAGCCGGCCGAGTGGTGGCAACAACAACAGAATGCCGCGCCTCGCATGTGGGCTCAGAAAGCGTCTCGCTTTCTCGCGCCATTGCAGGCGCGACGCGGCACACCCGATGCCGCTCATGCTTTTTCCACGCTGTTTTCGGTCGCGCTGCCCGCCGCCTGA
- a CDS encoding response regulator transcription factor: MRILLVEDDTVLRDVMLRSLADAGHRVDVSTNVEDADHLWRVQPFDAVLLDLNLPATASPTSGLASGLTALRQARARGDRTPVLVLTARGRTEERIAGLDAGADDYLGKPFDLAEVEARLRALVRRAKGTEDIVVLGQLKLDRKARRFAVANAPLDLPAREFEVLWELMSPPGRTVSKRALSDKLSGFDESLGDNALEAFISRLRKKLLGSGASIRTLRGIGYLLEAEE; encoded by the coding sequence ATGCGAATCCTGCTTGTGGAAGATGACACCGTGCTGCGCGACGTGATGCTGCGCAGCCTCGCCGACGCCGGTCACCGGGTCGACGTGTCGACCAACGTTGAAGACGCCGACCACCTGTGGCGCGTGCAGCCCTTCGATGCCGTGCTGCTCGACCTCAACCTGCCCGCCACCGCCAGCCCCACCAGCGGTCTCGCGAGCGGCCTCACTGCGCTGCGACAGGCGCGTGCGCGCGGCGATCGCACGCCGGTGCTGGTGCTCACGGCACGAGGGCGCACCGAAGAGCGCATCGCCGGTCTCGACGCGGGCGCCGACGACTACCTGGGCAAGCCCTTCGATCTCGCCGAGGTGGAAGCGCGGCTGCGCGCGCTGGTGCGGCGCGCCAAGGGCACGGAAGACATCGTGGTGCTCGGCCAGCTCAAGCTCGACCGCAAGGCGCGGCGCTTCGCTGTTGCCAACGCACCGCTCGATCTGCCGGCGCGCGAATTCGAGGTGCTGTGGGAACTCATGAGCCCGCCGGGCCGCACGGTGAGCAAGCGGGCGCTGTCGGACAAGCTCTCGGGCTTCGACGAATCGCTGGGTGACAACGCGCTCGAGGCGTTCATTTCGCGCCTGCGCAAGAAGCTGCTCGGTTCGGGTGCAAGCATCCGCACGTTGCGCGGCATCGGCTACCTGCTTGAGGCCGAGGAGTGA
- a CDS encoding GNAT family N-acetyltransferase, with the protein MSTDAAPWTLRRATADDVTAVTACAVEAFRTYIPRLGLTPRPMTRDYVEAIAHLQVWVAERPEQQIGAALLLDVTDEGFLIDVIAVHPDHQGSGAGRALLELAEREALRQGHASIYLFTNEKMTENLALYQRIGYVAYRRESLDGRTRVYLRKPLTAA; encoded by the coding sequence GTGAGCACCGACGCAGCGCCCTGGACCCTGCGCCGCGCGACCGCCGACGACGTGACAGCCGTCACCGCGTGCGCCGTCGAGGCCTTCCGCACCTACATCCCACGCCTGGGACTCACGCCGCGGCCAATGACGCGCGACTACGTCGAGGCCATCGCGCACCTGCAGGTCTGGGTGGCCGAGCGGCCGGAGCAACAGATCGGCGCGGCATTGCTGCTCGATGTCACCGACGAAGGCTTTCTCATCGACGTGATCGCGGTGCACCCCGATCACCAGGGCAGCGGCGCGGGCCGCGCATTGCTCGAACTGGCCGAGCGCGAAGCATTGCGCCAGGGCCACGCGTCGATCTACCTGTTCACCAACGAGAAGATGACCGAGAACCTCGCGCTCTACCAGCGCATCGGCTACGTCGCGTACCGGCGCGAATCGCTCGACGGCCGCACGCGGGTCTATCTGCGCAAGCCACTGACGGCCGCGTGA
- a CDS encoding RidA family protein, whose translation MTRIAERLHALSLVLPPPVTPPPGVLLPFQFVRLIGRRAIISGHGPLNADGSIAKPLGKLGAELTVEQGYTAARLTGLAMLGSLQRALGDLDRITAWTRVFGMVASAPGFQQQPTVINGFSDLILELFGPEVGAHARSAVGMAELPFGIPVEIEGEVEFDA comes from the coding sequence ATGACGCGCATTGCCGAACGCCTCCACGCCCTGAGCCTCGTCCTTCCTCCCCCCGTCACACCACCTCCCGGCGTCCTCCTCCCCTTCCAGTTCGTCCGCCTTATCGGCCGGCGCGCCATCATTTCGGGCCATGGCCCGTTGAATGCCGATGGCAGCATCGCCAAACCGCTCGGCAAGCTCGGGGCCGAGCTGACCGTCGAGCAGGGCTACACCGCCGCGCGCCTTACCGGGCTTGCGATGCTCGGCAGCCTGCAGCGCGCGCTCGGAGACCTGGACCGCATCACCGCATGGACGCGCGTGTTCGGCATGGTCGCTTCGGCGCCTGGCTTTCAGCAGCAGCCAACGGTCATCAATGGGTTTTCTGACCTGATCCTCGAACTCTTCGGCCCCGAAGTCGGCGCCCATGCGCGCAGCGCCGTGGGCATGGCCGAGTTGCCCTTCGGCATCCCGGTGGAGATCGAGGGCGAAGTCGAGTTCGACGCGTGA
- a CDS encoding type VI secretion system Vgr family protein, whose product MPRTLSVSSAAIPVVLGRAALEPVRLSGHEGLNGLFAYELFLKTPDVLGLSGVSIAADFDLDAFIGREISCEIELDGSPPRQINALITDAALWGEEGRHVQYKLTLRPWLHMATLRTDCRIFQNLSVVQILDALLAGYAFPVDKRLIEHYPVRDYQTQFNESDFAFFCRLCQEWGISYHFEHSDGKHRLVLSDAMGAYAAGDPLYEQVEYHAPGWKIDAEYIHSFVPAHQLTSGKYATRDYDYTRPRADLGISRTDPRPTGQAEGEVYQWHASAAGGSHYAQPNAGTDTSTDPHGEGRLLSLLRMQALRTHGARAQASGNLRGMVPGCTFQLRKHPRESANAEYLILDTRFLIEDVAEDSQNREANPDRKQQWRVQVDFTAHPVTEPLRPEPTQPRPAMVGPQVALVVGPEGQNLWTDELGRIKVQFPWDRLGEKNQHSSCWVRVSSPWAGNQLGGIQIPRIGQEVIVSFIAGDADLPICMGRVHNQVNLPPWQLPGQSALSGFRSRELTEGGGNSAAGRSNHLILDDTAEKIQVQLKSDHQSSSLSLGAITRIEDNAGRKDPRGEGFELRTDAHGVLRAQDGMLITTEGRPDAARHAKDMGETIQRLTSARDQIEGLAEAARTAEAQDSNDDQSTVAQAIKQQNEDLRGHGSPSTEGRFPELAAPHLVLASPADIAATATTHLHAHTGTHIQLTSGGHTSLSAAQRILASVAEGMRIFTLKSGIKAFASQGDIRIEAQSDAIEATALKDIDIVSTEDTVYITAKKKVTINGGTSFSEWSEGGIRHGTLGTWIEHAAMHGTPGPDKKPGPTAQTVCWECLARAARQASPVAPRV is encoded by the coding sequence ATGCCGCGCACGCTGTCTGTTTCTTCTGCTGCGATCCCTGTTGTTCTTGGTCGGGCTGCACTGGAGCCCGTGCGGCTGTCAGGGCATGAGGGGCTCAATGGCCTGTTTGCCTACGAGCTGTTCCTCAAGACCCCGGATGTGCTGGGTCTGTCCGGCGTCTCTATCGCCGCGGACTTCGACCTCGATGCCTTCATCGGCCGGGAGATCAGCTGCGAGATCGAACTCGATGGCTCTCCTCCTCGCCAGATCAACGCTCTGATCACCGACGCGGCCCTGTGGGGCGAAGAAGGCCGCCACGTCCAGTACAAGCTCACCCTTCGCCCCTGGCTGCACATGGCCACCCTGCGCACCGACTGCAGGATCTTCCAGAACCTCAGCGTCGTGCAGATCCTGGACGCGCTGCTCGCCGGCTATGCCTTCCCCGTGGACAAGCGCCTGATCGAGCACTACCCGGTGCGCGACTACCAGACCCAGTTCAACGAGAGCGACTTCGCCTTCTTCTGTCGCCTGTGCCAGGAATGGGGCATCAGCTATCACTTTGAGCACTCGGACGGCAAACACCGCCTGGTGCTCTCGGATGCCATGGGGGCCTATGCAGCCGGCGATCCGCTGTACGAGCAGGTGGAATACCACGCCCCAGGCTGGAAGATCGATGCCGAGTACATCCACAGCTTTGTGCCTGCGCATCAACTCACCAGTGGGAAGTACGCCACCCGGGACTACGACTACACGCGCCCCAGGGCGGATCTGGGTATTTCTCGAACTGACCCGCGCCCCACGGGGCAGGCCGAGGGCGAGGTCTACCAGTGGCATGCATCCGCAGCGGGAGGCAGTCACTACGCCCAGCCCAATGCAGGTACAGATACAAGCACTGACCCTCACGGCGAAGGTCGCCTGCTGTCCCTGCTGCGCATGCAGGCACTGCGCACCCACGGCGCCAGAGCCCAGGCCAGCGGCAACCTTCGAGGCATGGTGCCTGGGTGCACCTTCCAGTTGAGGAAGCACCCCAGGGAATCGGCCAATGCCGAGTACCTGATCCTGGACACCCGCTTCCTCATCGAAGACGTCGCTGAAGACAGCCAGAACCGAGAAGCCAATCCTGACCGCAAGCAGCAGTGGCGCGTGCAGGTCGACTTCACCGCGCACCCGGTGACCGAACCATTGCGCCCCGAACCGACACAGCCCAGGCCCGCGATGGTCGGCCCCCAGGTGGCGCTGGTGGTGGGCCCCGAGGGGCAGAACCTGTGGACCGACGAGCTGGGGCGCATCAAGGTGCAGTTCCCCTGGGATCGGCTGGGAGAGAAGAACCAGCACAGTAGCTGCTGGGTAAGGGTGAGTTCACCTTGGGCAGGCAACCAGCTCGGGGGCATCCAGATTCCGCGCATTGGCCAGGAGGTCATCGTCAGCTTCATCGCAGGAGATGCGGACCTGCCGATCTGCATGGGAAGAGTGCACAACCAGGTGAACCTGCCGCCGTGGCAACTCCCTGGCCAGAGTGCATTGAGCGGGTTCAGGAGCCGGGAGCTGACGGAAGGTGGAGGGAACAGTGCAGCGGGCAGATCGAATCACCTGATCCTGGACGACACGGCCGAAAAAATCCAGGTGCAACTCAAGAGTGATCACCAGAGCTCAAGCCTGAGCCTGGGAGCGATCACGCGCATCGAGGACAACGCAGGCAGGAAAGACCCGAGGGGAGAGGGGTTCGAGCTGAGGACGGATGCCCATGGGGTGCTTCGGGCGCAGGACGGCATGCTCATCACGACCGAAGGCCGCCCCGATGCGGCCCGCCACGCCAAAGACATGGGCGAAACCATCCAACGCCTGACGAGCGCACGCGACCAGATCGAAGGCCTGGCCGAAGCGGCCCGCACAGCCGAAGCTCAAGACAGCAACGACGACCAGTCCACCGTCGCGCAAGCCATCAAGCAGCAGAACGAAGACCTCCGGGGTCACGGCAGCCCATCGACCGAAGGCCGCTTCCCCGAGCTGGCCGCACCGCATCTCGTGCTGGCCAGTCCCGCAGACATCGCAGCCACGGCGACCACTCACCTGCATGCGCACACCGGCACACACATCCAGCTCACCAGCGGCGGCCACACCTCCCTGAGCGCCGCCCAGCGCATCCTCGCCAGCGTGGCGGAAGGCATGCGCATCTTCACGCTCAAGAGCGGCATCAAGGCCTTTGCCTCGCAAGGTGACATCCGCATCGAAGCCCAAAGCGACGCCATCGAGGCCACTGCCTTGAAAGACATCGACATCGTGAGCACCGAAGACACGGTCTACATCACCGCCAAGAAGAAGGTCACGATCAACGGCGGCACCAGCTTCAGCGAATGGAGCGAAGGCGGCATCCGGCACGGTACGCTGGGCACGTGGATCGAGCATGCCGCGATGCATGGGACACCGGGGCCGGACAAGAAGCCTGGTCCCACGGCACAGACCGTGTGCTGGGAGTGTCTGGCACGCGCTGCACGTCAGGCCTCGCCCGTGGCGCCCCGCGTTTGA
- a CDS encoding metallophosphoesterase, producing the protein MPYQPKPGVCDCSETPLLEEEAIILFPCLGSPLLLAPDQVKASIFIAAPSSMRGKAKAAIPTGEAVDMYRLVDQHLRVVDLSSKQESEQAEGSTKTGTLFGDGTACAAAKPCIKAWLVGSFGPGALVNDRHGRPFATIAPAAAQIYTKVQDIYEIELDLSAPPFADLQKPGTMKSLAWMIRLGTEDRKLEAFKGVKYAEAQDLAIARFLQQQAARDPWHFDKLHEFAMPPPDVPFSWSKPGQRPALDTLLKSWHPVKRMTKPRLKLGHLSDVHINVRQNAMSRSDAKVLEEADTAWNRPVGSKVCNSFEALKKLFETMATGSNQVDVVLLTGDLIDYNRNFNPMAEPGGPGRIGEQWKAFNLLGNVFDKDKGRRLYPRGLDDMMVFSLVREMYRNPAYQLPIIMTSGNHEAYQVPYGISARVEAGDRHNWAFMLGVLETTTPNRRDARKRMEENARTSWPDGNVPAEARRTQRALAQPDAVERHRAQFEAASAWTRGKANEGMSRDHNMTIYEACLAYGPTYGHALTGYNFDGGQFDWFYALFTPLADVVYAYGAESTDKLGTKAGQVIAALGWGIDENFKNLLGVAEAGVDRQGSGILPRATESFSQNQLKLLKQARSYKAASEGTLTVATHFTIVSFDEPEPYSNVTKKKDRVFFHPRDGATGVWGMKAALNHVNVGTCEKNQATYLAQYVQPMDQAKTGPNPKVDWHLSGHSHRSGVYKLGWDPRGIYASDGWRVEVREAKDPGIHNTQTVKPNTVTALIVSSCGGPIGYQNLDGELSAWTGRPPAGTALDPATGDIRQVKTDRCHVEGEFKGKGFNEKPRLAVALDYLHAMSGLPKKGNIRVPLRFKPGYFAKSGQLELVLSEQVRKLGCVVSVTLWVFEKNSQKRPDGSREETKTWHPIVPRLNGTTLSFKDEDRAMLLSMMDATTASSNSALAMAWSPRSVVENYPNTEYVMLRQRLVQAFCEVTLKEPSLTDAGENWGKDVLHADPWVFPMDIALIDGNVNMGGFSLDKSDPARPRSAVWHFGRPMGERGEVPDWDFLSDNFASKGYVDKKSAIWVNKNPVR; encoded by the coding sequence ATGCCCTACCAACCCAAGCCCGGCGTCTGCGACTGCTCGGAAACACCGCTGCTCGAAGAAGAAGCCATCATCCTGTTCCCCTGCCTGGGCTCGCCGTTGTTGCTGGCCCCTGACCAGGTCAAGGCCAGCATCTTCATCGCCGCGCCTTCGAGCATGCGTGGCAAGGCCAAGGCAGCGATCCCGACCGGTGAGGCCGTCGATATGTACAGGCTGGTCGACCAGCATCTGCGTGTGGTCGACCTTTCAAGTAAACAGGAGTCTGAGCAGGCCGAGGGCTCGACAAAAACCGGCACCCTTTTCGGCGATGGCACGGCATGTGCTGCCGCCAAACCTTGCATCAAGGCCTGGCTTGTCGGCTCTTTCGGACCTGGGGCGCTCGTCAACGATCGGCACGGCCGCCCCTTCGCCACCATCGCCCCTGCAGCGGCCCAGATCTACACCAAGGTGCAGGACATCTACGAAATCGAGCTCGACTTGTCGGCACCGCCCTTCGCCGATCTGCAGAAGCCCGGCACCATGAAAAGCCTCGCCTGGATGATCCGGTTGGGCACCGAAGACCGGAAGCTCGAGGCCTTCAAAGGCGTCAAGTACGCCGAAGCCCAGGACCTTGCCATCGCACGCTTCCTGCAACAGCAGGCCGCGCGCGACCCCTGGCACTTCGACAAGCTCCACGAATTCGCCATGCCGCCACCCGATGTCCCGTTCAGCTGGAGCAAGCCGGGACAAAGGCCCGCACTGGACACCCTCCTCAAGAGCTGGCACCCCGTCAAGCGCATGACCAAGCCGCGGCTCAAGCTAGGGCATCTCTCCGACGTTCATATCAACGTGCGCCAGAACGCCATGAGCCGCAGCGATGCCAAAGTGCTCGAGGAGGCCGACACGGCTTGGAACCGGCCGGTCGGCAGCAAGGTCTGCAACAGCTTCGAGGCCCTCAAGAAGCTGTTCGAGACGATGGCCACGGGCAGCAACCAAGTCGATGTCGTGCTGCTCACGGGAGACCTGATCGACTACAACCGCAACTTCAATCCCATGGCGGAACCCGGTGGCCCAGGCAGGATCGGCGAGCAGTGGAAAGCCTTCAACCTGCTGGGCAACGTTTTCGACAAGGACAAAGGCCGCCGCCTCTATCCGAGGGGCCTGGACGACATGATGGTCTTCAGCCTGGTGCGTGAGATGTACCGCAATCCAGCGTATCAATTGCCCATCATCATGACCAGCGGCAACCACGAGGCCTACCAGGTGCCCTACGGCATCAGTGCACGCGTGGAGGCAGGGGACCGGCACAACTGGGCGTTCATGCTCGGGGTGCTCGAGACCACGACGCCCAACCGCCGCGACGCGCGCAAGCGCATGGAAGAGAACGCCCGCACGTCCTGGCCCGACGGCAACGTTCCGGCAGAGGCCCGACGGACACAACGAGCCCTTGCGCAGCCCGATGCCGTGGAGCGCCACCGCGCCCAGTTCGAAGCGGCCAGCGCCTGGACGCGCGGCAAGGCCAATGAAGGCATGAGCCGCGACCACAACATGACCATCTACGAGGCCTGTCTCGCCTATGGCCCCACCTACGGTCACGCATTGACGGGCTACAACTTCGACGGCGGCCAGTTCGACTGGTTCTATGCGCTGTTCACACCACTTGCTGACGTGGTGTATGCCTACGGCGCGGAGAGCACCGACAAGCTGGGTACCAAGGCCGGACAGGTGATTGCAGCGCTCGGCTGGGGCATCGACGAAAACTTCAAGAACCTGCTGGGCGTTGCCGAGGCGGGAGTAGACCGCCAAGGGTCGGGAATACTCCCACGCGCCACCGAATCCTTCAGCCAAAACCAGTTGAAGCTGTTGAAGCAGGCCCGGAGCTACAAGGCCGCGAGCGAAGGCACGCTCACCGTCGCCACGCATTTCACCATCGTGAGCTTCGACGAACCCGAGCCCTACAGCAACGTGACCAAGAAGAAGGACCGGGTCTTCTTCCACCCCCGCGACGGCGCCACCGGTGTCTGGGGCATGAAGGCGGCGCTGAATCACGTCAACGTCGGCACTTGCGAAAAAAACCAGGCCACCTACCTGGCCCAATACGTTCAGCCGATGGATCAGGCGAAGACCGGCCCCAACCCCAAGGTGGATTGGCATCTGTCGGGGCACAGCCATCGCTCGGGCGTCTACAAGCTCGGTTGGGACCCCCGTGGCATCTACGCGTCGGATGGCTGGCGTGTCGAGGTGCGAGAAGCCAAGGACCCAGGCATCCACAACACGCAAACAGTCAAACCGAACACCGTGACGGCGCTGATCGTCTCCAGTTGCGGCGGGCCCATCGGCTACCAAAACCTGGACGGCGAACTCAGCGCCTGGACCGGCCGCCCGCCCGCGGGGACCGCGCTCGATCCCGCGACGGGTGATATCCGGCAGGTGAAAACCGATCGGTGTCATGTCGAGGGCGAATTCAAGGGCAAGGGCTTCAACGAGAAGCCTCGGCTGGCGGTGGCACTCGACTACCTGCACGCGATGAGCGGCTTGCCCAAGAAAGGCAATATCCGCGTGCCATTGCGCTTCAAGCCTGGGTACTTCGCCAAGAGCGGTCAGTTGGAGCTGGTCTTGAGCGAGCAGGTGCGCAAGCTGGGGTGTGTGGTGAGCGTGACGTTGTGGGTGTTCGAGAAAAACAGCCAAAAGCGTCCCGATGGATCTCGCGAGGAAACCAAGACCTGGCATCCCATCGTGCCCCGCTTGAACGGCACCACATTGAGTTTCAAAGACGAAGACAGGGCGATGCTGCTGTCGATGATGGACGCCACAACTGCGAGTTCCAACAGCGCCTTGGCGATGGCGTGGAGTCCCCGATCGGTGGTCGAGAACTATCCCAACACCGAATACGTGATGCTCCGCCAGCGACTGGTTCAGGCCTTCTGTGAAGTGACGCTGAAAGAACCCAGCCTCACCGACGCGGGCGAAAACTGGGGCAAAGACGTGCTCCATGCAGACCCGTGGGTGTTTCCGATGGACATCGCACTCATCGACGGCAACGTGAACATGGGCGGGTTCAGCCTGGACAAGTCGGACCCTGCGCGTCCGAGGAGCGCTGTGTGGCACTTTGGCCGACCAATGGGAGAGCGTGGGGAAGTGCCCGATTGGGATTTCTTGTCCGACAACTTCGCAAGCAAAGGATATGTCGACAAGAAGTCCGCCATCTGGGTCAACAAAAACCCCGTGCGATAG
- a CDS encoding sensor histidine kinase: MSEEVLPVTRVAPSLTRRVLRNVLVPLALTWMAGAVIALVIANYFSEQAFDRGMLDDAYALSANVQAGERGIELMLTPREVATVLFDQTDKVYFSVQRLDGTPISGNSDLKAPLPGEGSRYRFSDIDYDGQVLRAVVLDHDAEPGLHVPYRVIVAQTTLSRAALVQRLLFYAMAPQVLLLALLAVWLWHGIRRDLRPLGELQRALDIRDVRDLSPVTVAQTSKELQRLGDAVNALFDRLRYSVRAQREFVGNVAHELRTPLAGIRALAEYGLAQHDTGVWREQLARVSERQARASHLIDQLLALALADEARSDLQRTPVQLDMLAEQTVLRHLARADARGVDLGARGLDEGGVTVLANEALVEGILDNLIDNALRYGGRTITVELAGRTLSVIDDGPGIPIEAQRDLMQRWAQGPAGQKLGQGAGLGLSIVARYAELLGAELRLEAAEPTGLRVSVTFGDDA; encoded by the coding sequence GTGAGCGAGGAAGTTCTACCCGTCACGCGTGTGGCACCTTCGCTCACGCGGCGCGTTCTGCGCAACGTGCTGGTGCCACTGGCGCTCACCTGGATGGCGGGCGCGGTGATCGCGCTGGTCATCGCCAACTACTTTTCGGAACAGGCCTTCGACCGCGGCATGCTCGACGATGCTTATGCGCTGTCGGCCAACGTGCAGGCCGGCGAGCGCGGCATCGAGCTGATGCTGACGCCGCGCGAGGTGGCGACCGTGCTGTTCGACCAGACCGACAAGGTCTACTTCTCGGTGCAGCGGCTTGACGGCACGCCGATCTCGGGCAATTCCGACCTGAAGGCGCCACTGCCGGGCGAAGGCTCGCGTTATCGTTTTTCCGACATCGACTACGACGGCCAGGTGCTGCGCGCCGTGGTGCTCGACCACGACGCCGAGCCCGGCCTGCACGTGCCCTACCGCGTGATCGTGGCGCAGACCACGCTGAGCCGCGCGGCGCTCGTGCAGCGGCTGCTCTTCTATGCCATGGCACCGCAGGTGCTGCTGCTCGCGCTGTTGGCCGTGTGGCTCTGGCATGGCATCCGGCGCGACCTGCGGCCGCTCGGCGAATTGCAGCGCGCACTCGACATCCGCGATGTGCGCGACCTCTCGCCCGTGACCGTGGCGCAGACCTCGAAAGAACTGCAGCGCCTGGGCGATGCCGTCAACGCGCTGTTCGACCGGCTGCGCTACAGCGTGCGCGCGCAGCGCGAGTTCGTCGGCAACGTGGCCCATGAACTGCGCACACCGCTGGCCGGCATCCGTGCACTGGCCGAGTACGGGCTCGCGCAGCACGACACCGGCGTGTGGCGCGAACAGCTGGCGCGCGTGTCGGAACGGCAGGCGCGCGCGAGCCATCTGATCGACCAGCTGCTCGCCCTGGCGCTGGCCGACGAGGCACGCTCCGACCTGCAACGCACGCCCGTGCAACTCGACATGCTGGCCGAGCAGACCGTGCTGCGGCACCTTGCGCGCGCCGATGCACGCGGCGTCGACCTGGGCGCGCGCGGCCTCGACGAGGGCGGCGTGACGGTGCTTGCGAACGAAGCGCTGGTGGAGGGCATCCTCGACAACCTGATCGACAACGCGCTGCGCTACGGCGGGCGCACGATCACCGTCGAGCTCGCAGGTCGCACGCTGAGCGTGATCGACGACGGGCCCGGCATTCCGATCGAGGCGCAGCGCGACCTGATGCAACGCTGGGCCCAAGGGCCCGCGGGCCAGAAGCTGGGGCAGGGCGCGGGCCTGGGGCTGTCGATCGTGGCACGCTATGCCGAGCTGCTGGGGGCCGAGCTGCGACTCGAAGCCGCCGAGCCGACCGGCCTGCGCGTGAGCGTGACCTTCGGCGACGACGCCTGA